One stretch of Hemitrygon akajei chromosome 18, sHemAka1.3, whole genome shotgun sequence DNA includes these proteins:
- the pfdn5 gene encoding prefoldin subunit 5, whose amino-acid sequence MAQPVNVADLPLQQLEALRGQLEQETEFLTSSIQQLKLVQSKYVESQESLNKLSPDNTGKDVLVPLTSSMYVPGKLQDVNLVLLDIGTGYYVEKGVTEARAFFNRKLEFLTKQIEKVQPALQEKYTVKQAVVEMLNQKIQHMAALNNPQSSTAKA is encoded by the exons ATGGCGCAGCCGGTGAATGTGGCCGATCTGCCATTGCAGCAGTTGGAGGCGCTGAGGGGGCAATTAGAGCAG GAGACGGAATTCCTCACCTCATCAATCCAGCAGCTAAAACTGGTACAGAGCAAGTACGTGGAGTCACAGGAGAGTCTAAACAAGCTGAGTCCAGACAACACTG gtAAAGATGTGCTGGTGCCTTTGACAAGTTCT ATGTATGTCCCTGGGAAACTGCAGGACGTAAACCTCGTGTTACTGGACATCGGCACTGGTTACTACGTGGAGAAG GGGGTTACGGAGGCACGAGCATTCTTCAACAGGAAATTGGAGTTCCTCACCAAGCAGATCGAGAAGGTGCAGCCAGCCCTGCAGGAGAAGTACACTGTGAAGCAGG ctGTGGTGGAGATGTTGAACCAGAAGATCCAGCATATGGCAGCACTCAACAacccccaatccagcacagccaaggCCTGA